From one Mycobacterium colombiense CECT 3035 genomic stretch:
- a CDS encoding CaiB/BaiF CoA transferase family protein produces MAGPLKGLRVVELAGIGPGPHAAMILGDLGADVVRIDRPSSGPGGVAKDAMMRNRRVVTADLKSDEGRGLVLKLIAKADVLIEGYRPGVTERLGLGPEDCAKVNDRLVYARMTGWGQTGPRSQQAGHDINYISLNGILHSIGRANERPVPPLNLVGDFGGGSMFLLLGILSALWERQTSGKGQVVDAAMVDGSSVLVQMMWQMRASGMWTDARGTNLLDGGAPYYDTYECADGRYVAVGAIEPQFYAAMLAGLGLDGADLPGQNDVSRWPELRAVLTEKFASQDRDHWAKVFADSDACVTPILAFGEVLTEPHITERNTFYEVDGGLQPLPAPRFSRTAPETPRPAAPVDDAEAVLKDWV; encoded by the coding sequence GTGGCTGGACCATTGAAGGGACTGCGTGTTGTCGAGCTGGCCGGCATCGGCCCCGGCCCGCACGCGGCGATGATCCTGGGGGATCTGGGCGCCGACGTGGTGCGCATCGACCGCCCGTCGTCGGGCCCCGGCGGCGTCGCAAAGGACGCCATGATGCGCAATCGGCGGGTGGTGACCGCCGACCTGAAGTCCGACGAAGGGCGCGGCCTCGTCCTCAAGCTGATCGCGAAGGCCGACGTGCTGATCGAGGGCTACCGGCCCGGTGTCACCGAGCGGCTCGGCCTGGGTCCCGAAGACTGCGCCAAGGTCAACGACCGGCTGGTCTACGCCCGGATGACCGGCTGGGGCCAGACCGGCCCGCGCAGCCAACAGGCGGGTCACGACATCAACTACATCTCGCTGAACGGCATCCTGCACTCCATCGGCCGGGCCAACGAACGGCCGGTGCCGCCGCTGAACCTGGTCGGCGACTTCGGCGGCGGCTCGATGTTCCTGTTGCTCGGCATCCTGTCCGCGCTGTGGGAGCGGCAGACCTCCGGCAAGGGGCAGGTCGTCGATGCCGCGATGGTGGACGGCTCCAGCGTGCTGGTCCAGATGATGTGGCAGATGCGCGCCTCGGGTATGTGGACCGATGCCCGCGGCACCAACCTGCTCGACGGCGGCGCCCCCTACTACGACACCTACGAATGTGCCGACGGGCGCTACGTCGCGGTCGGCGCCATCGAGCCGCAGTTCTACGCCGCCATGCTGGCCGGACTCGGCCTGGACGGCGCCGACCTGCCCGGGCAGAACGACGTCAGCCGCTGGCCCGAACTGCGTGCGGTGCTCACCGAGAAGTTCGCCAGCCAGGACCGCGACCACTGGGCCAAGGTGTTCGCCGACTCCGACGCCTGCGTGACGCCGATCCTGGCGTTCGGCGAGGTGCTGACCGAGCCGCACATCACCGAGCGGAACACCTTCTACGAGGTCGACGGCGGCCTGCAGCCGCTGCCGGCGCCGCGGTTCTCCCGCACCGCGCCGGAGACACCGCGCCCCGCGGCGCCGGTGGACGACGCCGAAGCGGTACTCAAGGACTGGGTATAG
- a CDS encoding enoyl-CoA hydratase, with protein MPSSAIATLPQVAGLDVTLVDGVFSVTINRPDSLNSLTVPVITGIADAMEYAATDPEVKVVRLGGAGRGFSSGAGISADDVSDGGGVPPDEIILEINRLVRAIAALPHPVVAVVQGPAAGVGVSIALACDIVLASESAFFMLAFTKIGLMPDGGASALVAAAVGRIRAMQMALLPERLTAAEALSWGLVTAVYPAGDFDAEVDKVIARLLGGPAVAFAQTKLAINAATLTELDPALQREFDGQSVLLKSPDFVEGATAFQQRRAANFTDR; from the coding sequence ATGCCTTCCTCCGCGATCGCCACCCTCCCCCAAGTCGCAGGCCTGGACGTCACGCTGGTCGACGGCGTGTTCTCGGTGACCATCAACCGGCCCGACAGCCTCAATTCGCTGACCGTTCCGGTGATCACCGGCATCGCGGACGCGATGGAGTACGCGGCCACCGACCCCGAGGTGAAGGTGGTGCGGCTCGGCGGCGCCGGACGCGGCTTCAGCTCCGGCGCGGGGATCAGCGCCGACGACGTGTCCGACGGCGGCGGCGTCCCGCCCGACGAGATCATCCTCGAGATCAACCGGCTGGTGCGCGCGATCGCCGCGCTGCCGCATCCGGTGGTCGCGGTCGTTCAGGGTCCCGCAGCCGGCGTCGGCGTCTCCATCGCCCTGGCCTGTGACATCGTATTGGCTTCGGAGAGCGCGTTTTTCATGCTCGCCTTCACCAAGATCGGGTTGATGCCCGACGGCGGCGCGTCGGCGTTGGTGGCCGCCGCGGTCGGCCGGATCCGGGCCATGCAGATGGCGCTGCTTCCGGAACGGCTGACGGCCGCCGAGGCGCTGTCGTGGGGCCTGGTCACCGCGGTCTATCCGGCGGGCGACTTCGACGCCGAGGTGGACAAGGTGATCGCACGGTTGCTGGGCGGCCCGGCGGTGGCGTTCGCCCAGACCAAGCTGGCGATCAACGCGGCCACCCTGACCGAGTTGGACCCGGCCCTGCAGCGTGAGTTCGACGGCCAGTCGGTGCTGCTGAAGTCGCCCGACTTCGTCGAGGGCGCAACGGCCTTCCAGCAGCGCCGCGCCGCCAACTTCACCGACCGCTGA
- a CDS encoding 3-hydroxyacyl-CoA dehydrogenase yields MEIKDAVAVVTGGASGLGLATTKRLLDRGAQVVVIDLRGEEAVRELGDRARFVEADVTDEAAVGKALDAAESMGTLRINVNCAGIGNAIKTLSKDGPFPLDGFKKVIGVNLIGTFNVLRLAAERIAKTEPVGPKGEERGVIINTASVAAFEGQIGQAAYSASKGGVVGMTLPIARDLSRELIRVVTIAPGLFKTPLLGSLPEEAQASLGKQVPHPARLGDPDEYGALAVHIVENPMLNGEVIRLDGAIRMAPR; encoded by the coding sequence ATGGAGATCAAAGACGCCGTCGCCGTCGTCACCGGGGGAGCGTCAGGCCTGGGCCTGGCCACCACCAAGCGACTCCTCGACCGCGGCGCCCAGGTGGTGGTCATCGACCTGCGCGGCGAAGAAGCGGTCCGCGAGCTGGGCGATCGCGCCCGCTTCGTCGAGGCCGACGTCACCGATGAGGCCGCCGTCGGCAAGGCGCTGGACGCCGCGGAGTCGATGGGCACGCTGCGCATCAACGTCAACTGCGCCGGCATCGGCAACGCCATCAAGACGCTGTCCAAGGACGGCCCGTTCCCGCTGGACGGCTTCAAGAAGGTGATCGGGGTCAACCTGATCGGCACGTTCAACGTGCTGCGGCTCGCCGCGGAGCGCATCGCCAAGACCGAGCCGGTGGGGCCGAAAGGCGAGGAGCGAGGCGTCATCATCAACACCGCCTCGGTCGCCGCGTTCGAGGGCCAGATCGGCCAGGCCGCCTACTCGGCGTCCAAGGGCGGTGTCGTCGGCATGACCCTGCCGATCGCGCGCGACCTGTCGCGCGAGCTCATCCGCGTGGTGACCATCGCGCCGGGCCTGTTCAAGACGCCGCTGCTGGGCTCGCTGCCCGAGGAGGCGCAGGCCTCGCTGGGCAAGCAGGTGCCGCACCCGGCCCGGTTGGGTGACCCCGACGAGTACGGCGCCCTGGCCGTCCACATCGTCGAGAACCCGATGCTCAACGGCGAGGTCATCCGCCTGGACGGCGCCATCCGCATGGCGCCCCGCTGA